The Armatimonadota bacterium genome contains a region encoding:
- a CDS encoding fibronectin type III domain-containing protein has protein sequence MSNFTLPTAEGNLIAFFNNFSTAMDAYSAALGFDAGDEAACKDAYDDFLADFNAAETAKAAYRGAVSTKSKQRKTSSDIVRDYAQQIKNNPAATPEILTAFGISTTPAGSGPVVTPTNFTPNPSANGICKLTWNKAGNAAGTTYVIEYSANGSSWNFLGTTTAAKFTDTNATAGVARYYRIRAARSGNNSPWSSTIAIYLGGSSLSLAA, from the coding sequence ATGTCAAACTTTACACTTCCAACAGCTGAAGGCAACCTGATCGCCTTCTTCAACAACTTTTCGACCGCGATGGATGCCTACAGCGCCGCGCTCGGCTTTGATGCCGGCGATGAGGCCGCCTGCAAGGACGCTTACGACGATTTCTTGGCGGATTTCAATGCTGCTGAAACAGCAAAGGCCGCTTATCGTGGTGCGGTGAGCACTAAATCGAAGCAACGCAAAACCAGCAGCGACATCGTTCGCGACTACGCCCAGCAGATCAAAAATAACCCTGCAGCGACGCCAGAAATTCTGACCGCGTTCGGCATTTCGACCACTCCTGCGGGAAGCGGACCAGTGGTGACGCCAACCAACTTTACGCCGAATCCGAGCGCAAATGGCATTTGCAAACTCACCTGGAACAAGGCGGGCAATGCGGCTGGAACGACCTATGTGATCGAGTACAGCGCGAACGGATCGAGCTGGAATTTCCTCGGAACCACTACCGCGGCCAAGTTCACCGACACGAACGCGACCGCTGGTGTGGCACGGTACTACCGAATTCGCGCGGCGCGATCGGGCAACAACAGCCCTTGGTCGTCCACCATCGCGATTTATCTGGGCGGATCTTCGCTCAGCCTCGCAGCTTAA
- a CDS encoding PEP-CTERM sorting domain-containing protein (PEP-CTERM proteins occur, often in large numbers, in the proteomes of bacteria that also encode an exosortase, a predicted intramembrane cysteine proteinase. The presence of a PEP-CTERM domain at a protein's C-terminus predicts cleavage within the sorting domain, followed by covalent anchoring to some some component of the (usually Gram-negative) cell surface. Many PEP-CTERM proteins exhibit an unusual sequence composition that includes large numbers of potential glycosylation sites. Expression of one such protein has been shown restore the ability of a bacterium to form floc, a type of biofilm.): MKRTLLVGMSLGIIGQAHATFDLIFVADVGTDSIHRFDGDSGVYLGTIGNGALVDPQSIQIDKVNNRLFVGAANGFFQFDLWSGTLVNAIGVYNITHLTEYAPGQNLGTFTSSLNWFGGFIPNFDGYYNGMFMPASSVYGGITKYQGNLMAADITGSRVRSYSTTSWGGTATVINTYLTTTNGGYGQMMANGTYFGVADGGNNRVHYAHSGYASGSTMPWNTVDEASVIKGLAFAHGNTYYASGRNFGNTSGALYRRSLGVGGTLGTYGTGILQQPRDIAVMIAPEPGVYLGFGVGLAGLLLRRRRK, from the coding sequence ATGAAGAGAACGCTACTCGTTGGGATGAGCTTGGGGATTATTGGCCAAGCGCACGCTACTTTTGATTTGATTTTCGTCGCAGACGTTGGCACGGATAGCATCCACCGCTTTGATGGCGATTCTGGGGTCTATTTGGGCACAATCGGCAACGGCGCGCTGGTTGATCCACAGTCCATCCAGATTGATAAGGTCAATAACCGGCTATTTGTGGGCGCCGCAAACGGTTTCTTCCAATTTGACCTCTGGAGTGGCACTTTGGTCAACGCGATTGGGGTTTACAACATTACGCACTTGACGGAGTATGCGCCCGGACAAAATTTGGGGACATTTACCAGCTCGTTAAACTGGTTCGGCGGCTTTATTCCAAACTTCGATGGGTACTACAACGGCATGTTCATGCCTGCGTCATCGGTTTATGGTGGCATCACCAAGTACCAAGGTAATTTGATGGCCGCAGATATTACTGGATCGCGCGTTCGTTCTTATTCGACGACCAGTTGGGGCGGCACAGCGACCGTGATCAACACTTATTTGACGACGACCAATGGTGGATACGGCCAAATGATGGCGAATGGCACCTATTTTGGAGTGGCGGACGGCGGAAACAACCGCGTACATTACGCGCACAGCGGGTACGCAAGTGGTTCCACTATGCCTTGGAATACTGTTGACGAAGCGAGCGTGATTAAGGGCCTTGCTTTTGCTCACGGCAACACCTATTACGCCTCTGGGCGCAATTTTGGGAATACGAGCGGCGCGTTGTATCGCCGTTCGCTTGGCGTTGGCGGGACGTTAGGTACCTACGGAACCGGGATATTGCAGCAGCCGCGCGACATTGCGGTGATGATCGCTCCAGAACCGGGCGTTTATCTCGGATTTGGCGTCGGATTGGCGGGATTGTTGCTGCGAAGGCGCCGCAAGTAA
- a CDS encoding PEP-CTERM sorting domain-containing protein — translation MRFFALACAACVLPSAALASFDLVFVADVGTDSIHRFDADSGVYLGSMGAGALTDPNTLVVDQTNNRLIVGAVNGIFTYDLWTGTMMGYSTITVSNHMTQYSAGKYLTSWNGNYSWLGSLTEPVNGYGSSTTVPSSSQWGAITMRSSTNLLALNSTTGVVYSLLANTFNNPTATLGTYNATAAGMTGQIAAGFGGFVLASGLGNQINYATFSTSYGSTLISQSLGEFSTVYGVGFGHNSVYYAAGRNAANTSGLLTRRALGGSSVIGTFGNGILQNPRDIAVIAAPEPGAYVAFGLGLAGLALRRRRSVKK, via the coding sequence ATGAGATTTTTTGCGTTGGCTTGTGCCGCTTGCGTGCTGCCGAGTGCGGCTTTGGCGAGCTTCGATCTTGTTTTTGTGGCGGATGTGGGAACGGATAGCATCCATCGATTTGATGCCGACAGCGGCGTATATCTGGGCTCGATGGGCGCGGGTGCTCTTACGGATCCGAATACATTGGTCGTAGATCAAACCAATAATCGCTTGATTGTAGGTGCTGTTAATGGCATTTTTACTTATGACCTATGGACGGGCACAATGATGGGGTATTCCACCATTACGGTTTCCAACCACATGACCCAATATTCTGCCGGCAAGTACTTAACTTCTTGGAACGGCAATTATAGTTGGCTGGGAAGCCTTACGGAACCTGTTAACGGTTATGGTTCGAGCACGACAGTGCCATCAAGTTCGCAGTGGGGCGCAATTACGATGCGGAGTAGTACAAATCTTTTAGCGCTTAACTCGACGACGGGTGTTGTCTATTCCTTGCTAGCCAACACGTTTAATAATCCAACCGCCACACTAGGCACATACAATGCAACGGCAGCCGGAATGACAGGTCAGATTGCGGCCGGTTTCGGTGGATTTGTTCTCGCCTCTGGCTTAGGAAATCAAATCAACTACGCCACTTTTTCGACTTCTTACGGTTCGACTTTGATATCTCAGTCTTTAGGAGAGTTTTCGACGGTCTACGGTGTTGGTTTCGGCCACAATTCTGTGTATTATGCGGCAGGACGCAATGCTGCTAACACGAGTGGATTGCTCACTCGTCGCGCTTTGGGTGGTTCGAGCGTTATTGGAACTTTTGGAAACGGGATTTTGCAAAATCCACGCGACATCGCTGTGATCGCCGCTCCGGAACCTGGTGCTTATGTTGCGTTTGGTCTTGGTTTGGCCGGTTTGGCTTTGCGCCGACGCAGATCTGTTAAGAAATAA
- a CDS encoding vitamin B12-dependent ribonucleotide reductase gives MKVARYFTKEGTGPYEGIVFEARSSEIRNPDGSTVFSMKDVMVPKQWSQVATDILAQKYFRKAGLLDTDNGEKHLSQFGDDQADHETDSRQVFHRLAGCWMHWGQKFGYFDAESDAQAFYDELVRMLALQIAAPNSPQWFNTGLHYAYGITGTAQGHHYVDPETNKLAKSKNAYERPQPHACFILSVKDDLVNEGGIMDLWTREARIFKYGSGVGTNFSRLRAENERLSGGGKSSGLMSFLRVGDRSAGAIKSGGTTRRAAKMVCLDIDHPDIETFINWKVKEEQKVAALVTGSILNQRHLNEIIRCCWAGTRTDDQMSRNVPNTDPRTNPELRKAIAEAKLDEISPNYIQRAIQLAGNGATSLDFKSFDTGYESEAYMTVSGQNSNNSVRLSNEFLEAVEKNGEWSLIGRTTGKPIRTLEARELWDQVCEAAWQSADPGTQYDTTINEWHTCPESGRINASNPCSEYMFLDDTACNLASINLVSLFDQKTGQFDIKGYEHAIRLWTMVLEISVLMAQFPSKEIAQLSYDFRTLGLGYANLGALLMQMAIPYDSSQGFAIAGALTAIMGGESYATSAELARELGTFPGYAKNKAHMLRVMRNHRRAAYNAPDSDYEKLSIKPVGIDPDECPTDLLKAAREAWDRAVELGEAHGYRNAQVTVLAPTGTIGLIMDCDTTGVEPDFALVKFKKLAGGGYFKIVNQSVPVALKKLGYSNEQIEDVVAYCVGRGTLKGAPGVNHESLAAKGFTPEILEKIEKSLDGAFEIQFAFNKWTLGEDFCKQYLGFTDAQLNDWSFNMLESLGFSKAEIAEANDYVCGTMTIEGAPHLNFEHYPIFDCANKCGKKGQRYIHYMGHIRMMAAAQPFLSGAISKTINLPSDATVQDIETAYMQSWKLGIKANALYRDGSKLSQPLNASTDDAAAAILDATLDDTHEEFSHLSQAERVERVATKLVYRYLAKRRMMPTRRKGYTQKARIGGHKVYVRTGEYNDGTLGEIFIDMHREGAAYRSLMNCFAIAVSLGLQYGVPLEEFVEAFVFTRFEPNGPVTGHDNIKMSTSVIDYIFRELAFSYLGRNDLVQVKPEDLRSDTTGSPSQLPDFDDEEEGDEIEGMVPGATRDDNEARGYNRSQNSLFGDSEPAPIVQSKQESIAPAKAAKVVVAGPMVRTLSEQQREAKLKGYEGDPCSDCGAFTLVRNGVCLKCNTCGSTSGCS, from the coding sequence ATGAAAGTTGCAAGATATTTTACAAAGGAAGGCACCGGCCCATACGAGGGGATTGTATTTGAGGCCCGGTCCAGTGAGATTCGAAATCCAGACGGTTCAACCGTTTTTTCGATGAAGGACGTCATGGTTCCGAAGCAGTGGAGCCAGGTCGCCACGGATATTCTTGCCCAAAAGTACTTCCGAAAGGCTGGATTGCTGGACACTGACAACGGCGAGAAGCACCTGAGCCAATTTGGTGACGACCAAGCCGACCACGAAACCGACAGCCGCCAAGTATTCCATCGACTCGCCGGATGCTGGATGCATTGGGGTCAGAAGTTCGGCTACTTTGACGCTGAATCCGACGCTCAAGCGTTCTATGACGAGCTCGTGCGCATGCTCGCATTGCAAATCGCCGCGCCAAACAGTCCGCAGTGGTTCAACACTGGCTTGCACTACGCTTACGGCATCACAGGTACGGCGCAAGGGCACCATTACGTCGATCCAGAGACGAATAAGCTAGCCAAGAGCAAGAACGCCTACGAGCGGCCACAGCCTCACGCTTGCTTCATCTTGAGCGTCAAGGACGACTTGGTGAACGAGGGCGGGATCATGGACCTATGGACCCGTGAAGCACGAATCTTTAAGTACGGCAGCGGTGTGGGGACCAATTTCAGCCGACTCCGCGCCGAAAATGAGCGATTGAGCGGGGGCGGCAAGTCCAGCGGACTCATGAGCTTCTTGCGCGTAGGAGATCGAAGCGCTGGCGCGATCAAGAGTGGTGGCACCACCCGCCGAGCTGCAAAAATGGTCTGCCTCGATATCGATCATCCAGACATCGAAACCTTCATCAACTGGAAGGTGAAAGAAGAGCAGAAGGTTGCCGCGCTCGTGACCGGCTCAATTCTAAATCAGCGGCATCTCAATGAGATCATTCGATGCTGCTGGGCGGGCACACGAACCGACGATCAAATGTCGCGAAATGTGCCGAACACCGATCCTCGCACCAATCCAGAATTGCGAAAGGCGATCGCAGAAGCAAAGCTCGACGAGATCAGCCCGAACTACATTCAACGGGCCATTCAACTCGCGGGTAACGGCGCGACATCACTCGACTTCAAATCATTCGACACCGGCTACGAAAGCGAAGCCTACATGACCGTCAGCGGTCAGAACAGCAACAACTCGGTGCGGCTCAGTAACGAGTTCTTGGAGGCGGTCGAAAAGAATGGCGAGTGGAGTCTGATTGGACGAACAACGGGCAAACCAATTCGCACACTAGAAGCACGAGAATTGTGGGATCAAGTCTGCGAAGCCGCTTGGCAAAGCGCAGATCCAGGAACTCAATACGACACGACCATCAACGAATGGCACACCTGCCCGGAAAGCGGCCGCATCAACGCGAGCAATCCATGCAGCGAGTACATGTTCCTCGACGACACCGCTTGCAACCTCGCCAGCATCAACTTGGTCAGCTTGTTCGACCAGAAAACCGGCCAATTCGACATTAAAGGTTACGAGCATGCGATTCGGCTATGGACTATGGTGCTCGAAATCAGCGTGCTGATGGCGCAGTTCCCAAGCAAAGAGATCGCGCAACTCAGCTACGACTTCCGAACCCTTGGATTGGGCTATGCGAACCTTGGCGCGCTCTTGATGCAGATGGCGATTCCTTATGACAGCTCACAAGGATTTGCGATTGCAGGCGCGCTAACAGCGATTATGGGTGGCGAGAGCTACGCCACCAGCGCTGAATTGGCGCGTGAGCTCGGCACCTTCCCCGGTTACGCCAAGAACAAGGCGCACATGCTCCGCGTCATGCGCAACCACCGACGAGCGGCGTACAACGCACCAGATAGCGACTACGAAAAGCTCAGCATCAAGCCGGTTGGGATCGATCCAGACGAGTGTCCAACCGATCTTTTGAAGGCGGCAAGGGAAGCTTGGGACCGCGCTGTTGAACTCGGCGAAGCGCACGGCTACCGAAACGCGCAGGTTACTGTGTTGGCGCCGACTGGCACCATCGGGCTGATCATGGACTGCGACACGACGGGCGTTGAGCCAGATTTCGCCTTGGTTAAGTTCAAGAAACTGGCCGGCGGCGGATATTTCAAGATCGTCAATCAATCGGTTCCGGTGGCATTGAAGAAGCTCGGCTACAGCAATGAGCAGATCGAGGACGTCGTTGCATACTGCGTTGGTCGAGGCACATTGAAGGGGGCGCCAGGCGTCAATCATGAAAGCCTGGCTGCTAAAGGTTTCACGCCAGAAATTCTGGAGAAGATCGAAAAGAGCCTTGACGGCGCGTTTGAGATCCAATTCGCGTTCAATAAATGGACTTTGGGCGAGGATTTCTGCAAGCAGTACCTCGGTTTTACCGACGCACAGCTGAACGATTGGTCGTTCAACATGCTGGAATCACTCGGATTCAGCAAGGCCGAAATCGCAGAAGCGAACGACTATGTCTGCGGAACGATGACCATCGAAGGCGCGCCGCATCTCAACTTCGAGCACTATCCGATCTTTGATTGCGCGAACAAGTGCGGCAAGAAAGGTCAGCGCTACATCCACTACATGGGCCACATCCGAATGATGGCGGCGGCGCAACCGTTCCTCAGCGGCGCGATCAGCAAGACGATCAACCTTCCATCCGACGCGACCGTGCAAGATATCGAAACCGCGTACATGCAAAGCTGGAAGCTTGGCATCAAAGCCAACGCGCTGTATCGAGATGGCAGCAAACTCAGCCAACCGCTGAACGCAAGCACCGATGATGCAGCCGCGGCGATCCTTGATGCAACACTAGATGACACCCACGAAGAATTCAGCCACCTTTCGCAGGCAGAACGGGTGGAACGAGTGGCAACCAAGCTGGTTTATCGTTATCTGGCCAAGCGGCGAATGATGCCAACGCGCCGAAAGGGATACACCCAAAAGGCGCGCATCGGCGGGCACAAGGTTTATGTCCGAACCGGCGAGTACAACGATGGAACGCTCGGCGAAATCTTCATCGATATGCACCGAGAAGGCGCCGCATACCGGTCGTTGATGAACTGTTTCGCGATCGCTGTGTCGCTCGGTTTGCAATATGGCGTGCCGCTCGAAGAGTTTGTCGAGGCGTTTGTGTTCACTCGGTTTGAACCGAACGGTCCTGTCACCGGGCACGACAATATCAAGATGTCCACGTCGGTGATCGACTACATCTTCCGCGAATTGGCGTTCAGCTATCTTGGTCGCAATGATTTGGTGCAGGTTAAACCAGAAGATCTGCGGTCCGATACCACCGGATCGCCGTCTCAGCTGCCCGATTTTGACGACGAAGAAGAAGGCGACGAGATCGAAGGCATGGTTCCGGGCGCAACTCGGGACGATAACGAGGCGCGAGGGTACAACCGGTCGCAGAACAGCCTGTTCGGAGACTCAGAACCTGCGCCGATCGTGCAAAGCAAGCAAGAATCGATCGCGCCAGCAAAAGCAGCGAAGGTTGTTGTGGCAGGGCCGATGGTTCGCACATTGAGCGAGCAACAGCGTGAGGCAAAGCTCAAGGGATACGAAGGAGATCCGTGTTCGGATTGCGGCGCGTTCACGCTCGTTCGCAACGGCGTCTGCCTCAAATGCAACACTTGCGGCAGTACTAGCGGTTGCAGCTAA
- a CDS encoding class I SAM-dependent methyltransferase has product MANPNDPMWNDSAEAWIRFVDAGDANRTDMLDEVMMRLVEMEPAGPIVDVGCGEGRFCRMLKNEGHEVIGIEPTTALREMAIERDPEGEYLPGFAEKLPLDDFSAQTLVYYVTWVDIDDLGSTIKEAYRVLRPGGRIVVSNVHPIFTASIGPGWIKDASGKKLHVGIADYRTQRGVLSEWCGIKVINHHRTFDSIFSTLLLNGFRLEYFEEPKPTRDSRLAEDESRVPNFVAMIWRKPWA; this is encoded by the coding sequence ATGGCCAACCCAAACGACCCGATGTGGAACGATTCCGCCGAAGCATGGATCAGATTTGTTGATGCCGGCGACGCCAATCGCACGGACATGCTCGATGAGGTCATGATGCGCTTGGTCGAAATGGAACCAGCAGGACCAATCGTCGACGTTGGGTGCGGAGAGGGGCGATTTTGCCGAATGCTCAAGAACGAAGGCCACGAGGTCATCGGCATCGAACCCACGACGGCTTTGCGCGAAATGGCCATTGAACGCGATCCCGAAGGTGAGTACCTTCCTGGCTTCGCGGAGAAGCTGCCACTCGACGATTTTTCAGCGCAGACACTCGTCTACTATGTCACCTGGGTTGACATCGACGATTTGGGTTCCACGATCAAAGAAGCCTATCGCGTTCTTCGGCCCGGCGGAAGGATTGTCGTGAGCAATGTCCACCCGATTTTCACCGCTAGCATCGGCCCGGGATGGATCAAAGATGCTTCCGGAAAGAAGCTCCATGTCGGAATCGCGGACTACCGCACTCAGAGAGGCGTACTTTCAGAATGGTGCGGCATCAAGGTCATCAACCACCACCGAACATTCGATTCGATCTTTTCTACCCTGCTACTCAATGGATTTAGGCTGGAGTACTTTGAAGAACCGAAACCAACTCGGGACTCTCGGCTCGCGGAAGACGAGTCTAGAGTCCCGAATTTTGTGGCGATGATCTGGCGTAAGCCTTGGGCTTAG
- the nrdR gene encoding transcriptional repressor NrdR: MNCPYCCHPEQKVLDSRPCRDGHAIRRRRECDHCHRRFTTFEEIERARLFLVKRDGSREEFSREKLLSGMFLACRKRPVPHARIVDVSVMIEQELLDEGDLEVPSARVGKMVLNHLSEIDEVAYIRFASVYEKFETPAEFSRFVDVIRKKSNV, translated from the coding sequence ATGAACTGTCCCTACTGCTGCCACCCCGAGCAAAAAGTGCTTGATTCAAGGCCATGCAGGGACGGGCACGCGATTCGGCGACGCCGCGAATGTGACCATTGTCACCGAAGATTCACGACGTTTGAAGAGATCGAAAGAGCGCGACTTTTCCTTGTAAAGCGGGATGGTTCGCGCGAAGAATTTTCGCGTGAAAAGCTGCTGAGCGGGATGTTCCTGGCCTGTCGAAAGAGGCCAGTACCGCATGCGCGAATCGTGGATGTTTCGGTGATGATCGAGCAGGAGCTTCTGGACGAAGGGGACCTTGAAGTGCCATCCGCGCGCGTTGGAAAGATGGTATTGAATCACCTTTCAGAGATTGATGAAGTCGCCTACATTAGGTTCGCGAGCGTTTACGAGAAGTTCGAAACGCCAGCGGAATTCAGTCGGTTTGTGGACGTAATCCGAAAAAAGTCCAACGTTTGA
- a CDS encoding PEP-CTERM sorting domain-containing protein (PEP-CTERM proteins occur, often in large numbers, in the proteomes of bacteria that also encode an exosortase, a predicted intramembrane cysteine proteinase. The presence of a PEP-CTERM domain at a protein's C-terminus predicts cleavage within the sorting domain, followed by covalent anchoring to some some component of the (usually Gram-negative) cell surface. Many PEP-CTERM proteins exhibit an unusual sequence composition that includes large numbers of potential glycosylation sites. Expression of one such protein has been shown restore the ability of a bacterium to form floc, a type of biofilm.) gives MKRLLTIAAVFGLGTSAFASFDLVFVADTGTDSIHRFDGDTGVYLGSFGAGFLIDPMSMAIDQANNRITVTAGNGVFQMNLWNGNLLNMTSTGNAHHAMYVAENKMMWSYSTSQNFFAGMYLGFDGAYIGQNMPATSLYGGIGMYGNFLLAVDATNGRLRTYNYGGFGGNATLNKSYNMFSTGITGQLSVNSNGQIIVADGVNNRLHTASVAWADGTTMGFNPITELVSVSGAAFAHNGFYYASGRNAANTSGLLVRRNSGYPGTFGTYGSGILQQPRDVAVIAAPEPAQFAAIGLGILGILFKKRKKA, from the coding sequence ATGAAAAGGTTACTGACTATTGCTGCTGTTTTTGGCTTGGGCACTTCGGCCTTCGCGAGCTTTGATCTGGTCTTCGTCGCCGACACTGGAACAGACTCCATCCACCGGTTTGATGGCGATACAGGTGTGTATTTAGGTTCGTTTGGCGCGGGATTCTTGATCGATCCAATGAGCATGGCGATTGATCAAGCGAACAATCGCATCACGGTTACCGCAGGAAATGGTGTCTTCCAAATGAATCTTTGGAATGGCAACTTGTTGAACATGACATCTACCGGAAATGCTCACCATGCAATGTATGTAGCAGAGAATAAGATGATGTGGTCTTATTCCACAAGTCAAAACTTCTTCGCTGGGATGTATCTCGGTTTTGATGGTGCATATATTGGACAAAATATGCCGGCAACTTCGCTATATGGCGGAATAGGAATGTATGGCAACTTTTTGTTAGCCGTGGATGCGACAAACGGGAGGCTTCGAACCTATAACTATGGCGGATTTGGCGGCAACGCAACCCTGAACAAATCATATAATATGTTTTCAACAGGAATTACGGGCCAGCTTTCAGTTAATTCTAACGGACAAATCATCGTGGCAGACGGAGTTAACAATCGACTTCACACGGCGTCCGTCGCGTGGGCTGATGGCACTACTATGGGATTCAATCCAATTACCGAACTTGTTTCGGTATCGGGTGCGGCATTTGCGCATAATGGATTTTATTATGCTTCGGGCAGGAATGCAGCAAACACTTCAGGCTTATTAGTTCGCAGAAACTCTGGATATCCCGGCACCTTTGGCACTTATGGCTCGGGGATTTTGCAACAACCTCGCGATGTCGCCGTAATCGCCGCTCCAGAGCCTGCACAATTCGCCGCTATCGGGTTAGGAATCTTGGGTATTTTGTTTAAGAAAAGGAAAAAAGCATGA
- a CDS encoding carboxypeptidase codes for MPQIAFNRYYKHQELSQLLHDFAAEYPNLLQLQSIGKSHEGKDIWMITATNLQTGPAEDKPAFWCDGNIHASEVSASTAVLHLLNKLVTQYGTDEKITRLLDSRAFYLVPRLNPDGAEWALEDIPRIVRSGTRPYPYDEEDIAGLDKQDIDGDGRILNMRIKDPNGPWKISETHPRLMEKRKPGEEGGTYYRVLPEGLLHNFDGITLRWHHKPQGLDFNRNFPSGWRPEAEQYGAGPYPTSEPEIRAAVQTITDRPNITGAITFHTYSGVFLRPPSRKPDEDIPAEDLWLYKEFGETCQQLTGYPAISNYHEFRYHPKEVITGVFDDWMYEHRGVFAWTCEIWAPPRQAGITDYKYIEWFREHPFEHDIKMLEWSDKELDGKGYIDWYKFDHPQLGEVEIGGWDAMASFRNPPLKFLEKEIAPLGDFAIYQLAASPKLEKRALEIIPLGDGTHKVRLAVANTGYLPTNVSAHAKSAKLCRGVVAEISKQGDTHKSAGSPAPSWLISGKLREEAGQLSGWSHVSKGGWGWQLDETSDIAVFEWILAGSGTYDLVVKHERAGTVRESVQL; via the coding sequence ATGCCGCAAATCGCCTTTAACAGGTACTACAAGCACCAAGAGCTTTCGCAGCTCCTCCACGATTTTGCCGCCGAATATCCCAATCTGCTCCAGCTCCAATCCATCGGAAAGAGCCATGAAGGCAAAGATATTTGGATGATTACAGCGACAAACTTGCAAACTGGGCCCGCAGAAGACAAGCCCGCGTTCTGGTGCGATGGAAACATCCACGCCAGCGAAGTTAGCGCAAGCACCGCCGTGCTCCACCTCCTCAACAAGCTCGTCACGCAATACGGTACGGACGAAAAGATCACCAGGTTGCTGGATTCCAGGGCGTTTTACCTCGTCCCCAGGCTCAATCCGGACGGAGCAGAATGGGCGCTCGAAGATATTCCGCGCATTGTCCGCAGCGGCACAAGGCCCTATCCGTACGACGAAGAGGATATCGCCGGGCTCGATAAGCAAGACATCGATGGCGATGGGCGGATCTTGAATATGCGCATCAAAGACCCGAACGGACCATGGAAAATCAGCGAAACTCACCCGCGATTGATGGAAAAAAGGAAGCCAGGAGAGGAAGGCGGCACCTATTATCGCGTGCTTCCCGAAGGTCTGCTGCACAACTTCGATGGGATCACGCTTCGCTGGCACCACAAGCCACAAGGTCTCGATTTCAACCGGAATTTCCCTTCAGGATGGCGGCCCGAAGCCGAGCAATATGGCGCTGGACCCTACCCTACGAGCGAGCCTGAGATCAGGGCGGCGGTGCAAACCATCACCGACCGGCCAAACATCACCGGCGCGATCACATTCCACACTTATTCCGGCGTTTTTCTCCGGCCGCCGAGCCGAAAGCCAGACGAAGACATCCCCGCCGAAGATCTTTGGTTGTATAAAGAATTTGGAGAAACCTGTCAACAACTTACCGGATATCCTGCCATCAGCAATTACCACGAGTTTCGATATCATCCAAAGGAAGTCATCACCGGGGTGTTCGACGATTGGATGTACGAGCATCGCGGCGTGTTTGCGTGGACCTGCGAAATCTGGGCGCCGCCGCGCCAAGCGGGCATCACCGACTATAAATATATCGAGTGGTTCCGCGAGCACCCGTTCGAGCACGACATCAAAATGCTCGAGTGGTCTGACAAGGAATTGGACGGAAAAGGATACATCGACTGGTACAAATTCGACCATCCGCAGCTTGGTGAAGTCGAAATTGGAGGCTGGGATGCGATGGCATCGTTCCGAAATCCGCCGCTGAAATTCCTGGAAAAAGAGATTGCGCCGCTCGGTGACTTCGCGATCTACCAGCTTGCCGCGTCGCCGAAGCTCGAAAAGCGCGCGCTGGAGATCATTCCCCTCGGCGACGGCACCCACAAGGTGCGATTGGCGGTCGCCAACACCGGATATCTGCCCACCAACGTCAGCGCCCACGCCAAATCGGCCAAGCTCTGCCGCGGTGTGGTCGCCGAGATCAGTAAGCAAGGCGACACGCACAAAAGTGCAGGTTCTCCGGCTCCAAGTTGGCTAATTAGCGGCAAACTTCGCGAAGAAGCGGGCCAACTTTCGGGATGGAGCCACGTCAGCAAGGGCGGATGGGGCTGGCAGCTCGACGAAACCTCGGATATCGCGGTTTTCGAGTGGATTCTCGCCGGTTCGGGCACGTATGATCTGGTCGTCAAGCACGAGCGCGCGGGCACAGTGCGCGAATCTGTACAACTTTAA